Sequence from the Pseudomonas sp. LS.1a genome:
GAAGAGGCCATTACTGCCGAAGAAAACCTATTGGCTCTACCGGCCTCTTCGCAGCACAAGGCTGCTCCTACAAGGACGGCGTAAACCAGGAGGGCTGCAAGGCAGCCCCCGAGGCCCTGAAGGTCAGCGCCGGGCGTACTGGAGCACCACTTCCAGCGGGTGGCGCATCTGCCGTTCGGTCATGCGCTTGACCTGGCTGCGGCACGAGTAGCCCGTGGCCAGCGGCTCGCCTTCCTTGTCCAGCTTGGTCGCCCACGACTGCTCGAAGATGGTCCGCGAGGTGTCCTGGTTGCGCGCCTCGTGCCCATAGGTACCGGACATGCCGCAGCAGCCAGTCGCCTCGGTCACCAGCTTCAGGCCCAGGCGAGCGAACACCTGCTCCCACTGCCTGGTGCTGGCCGGCACGTTGGTCTTCTCGGTGCAGTGCGCCATCAGGCGGAAATTGCCCGGCGCGGTCGCTGCCTGCTCCGGCAGCACATCCATCAACCACTCCTGCGGCAACAGCACCTGCGGGCAACCGTCCAGGCCCGGTACTTTCTGGTACTCCTGGCGATACACCAGGGTCATCGCCGGGTCCAGGCCCACCAGCGGCACGCCGCAGTCGGCCAGGGCCTTGAGCTGGGTGGCGTTGCGGATCGCCGCCTTGGCGAACGCACCGAGGAAGCCTTGCACGTGCAGCGGCTTGCCGTTGGCGCTGTAAGGCGCCAGGAACACCCGGTGGCCCAGGCGGTGCGCCAGGTCGATGAAGGCCGACAACAGCGGCGTCTCGAAGTAACGGGTAAAGGCATCCTGCACCAGCACGATGCTGCGCTCGCGCTGGGCCGGGGTCAGTTCACGCAGGGCCGGCACGCTGGCCACGCCGACGCGGCAGCGGGTCAGGGTAGCCTGGAAGTTGAAGCGGCTGATCAGCGGGCTGTCGACCATGCCGACCTTGTCGGCCAGCAGCTTGCTCACCCACTTTGAGCCCATCACCGCGTTGTACAGCCCGGGCGCATGGGCCAGGTACGGGATGGTGAACTCCAGCGAGCCGATCAGGTAGTCACGCAACGGGCGCTGGTAGCGGCCGTGGTACAGCTCGAGGAAGCGCGAGCGGAAGTCCGGCACGTTGACCTTGATCGGGCACTGCCCGGCGCACGACTTGCACGCCAGGCAGCCGGCCATGGCGTCGTACACCTCATGGGAGAAGTCTTCCTGGCCCTGGCTGCGCGCGCGGTTGTTGCGCAGCCGCGCCGGCAGGCCCTTGAGCCAGGACACCTTGTTGCGCGCTGCCGCCAGCACGTCGATGTTCGCCTCGCCCTGCAGGCGCAGCCATTCGCGCATCAGCGAGGCGCGGCCCTTGGGCGAGTGCTGGCGTTCACGGGTGGCCTTCCACGACGGGCACATGGCGTCGTTGGGGTCGTAGTTGTAGCAGGCGCCGTTGCCGTTACAGTGCACGGCGCTGCCGAAGTCCTGCCACACGCGCTCGTCGATGGTACGGTCGAGGTCGCCGCGCAGGGTCACGCCATCGACCGGGGTCAGGCCCTCGGCACTGCCCAACGGGGTGCAGATCTTGCCCGGGTTGAGCTGGTTGTGCGGGTCGAAAGCGCCCTTCAGGCGCTGCAGCGCCGGGTACAGCTCGCCGAAGTACTCCGGCACGTATTCCGAGCGCAGGCCCTTGCCGTGCTCGCCCCACAGCAAGCCTCCGTAGCTTTTGGTCAGTGCCGCCACGGCGTCGGAAATCGGCTTGACCAGTGCGGCCTGGGCAGGGTCCTTCATGTCCAGCGCCGGGCGCACGTGCAGCACGCCGGCATCGACGTGGCCGAACATGCCGTAGGCCAGGCCGTAGCCATCCAGCAGCGCACGGAAGTCGGCAATGTAGTCGGCCAGTTGCTCTGGCGGTACCGCGGTGTCTTCCACGAACGGTTGCGGGCGTACCTCACCCTCGACGTTGCCCAGCAGGCCCACCGAACGCTTGCGCATGGTATAGACGCGGGTTACCGCTTCGGCACCCTCGGCCAGGGTGTGGCCCAGGCGCTCGACGCTGGTGTCGCTCTGCAGGTGCTGGATGAACGCCTGCACCTTGGCATTGACCTCGGCCGGCTCGTCGCCGCAGAACTCCACCAGGTTGATGCCCAGGGTCGGGCGCTCGGGGTCGGCCGGGAAGTACTCGGCGACGCTGTGCCAGACGATGTCCTTCATCGCCAGCATCAGCACCTTGGAGTCGACGGTCTCGATCGACAGCGGCTTGTGCGCCATCAGCGCATTGGCGTCACGCAGGGCATCCATGAAGCTGGTGTAGCGCACGTTGACCAGCACGGCATATTTGGGGATCGGCAGCACATTAAGCTTGGCCTCGACCACATAGCCCAGCGAGCCCTCGGCACCGCACAGCACGCTGTTGAGGTTGAAGCGGCCCTGCTCGTCGCGCAGGTGCGCCAGGTCATAGCCGGTCAGGCAACGGTTGAGCTTGGGGAAGGTGGTTTCGATGAGATCCGCCTGGGTTTCCTGGATCTGGCGCGCCATGCGGTACACCTCGCCGACCCGGCCGGGCGCGGCACAGGCCTGTTCCAGCGCGGCATCGTCGATCGGCAGGCTGTGCAGGCGCTCGCCACCGAGCAGCACGCTGTGCAGTTCCAGTACGTGGTCACGGGTCTTGCCATAGGTGCAGCTGCCCTGACCGCTGGCATCGGTGTTGATCATGCCGCCGACAGTGGCGCGGTTGGAAGTGGACAGCTCGGGGGCGAAGAACAGCCCGTGCGGCTTGAGCGCGGCGTTGAGCTGGTCCTTGACCGTACCGGCCTGCACCCGTACCCAGCGTTCCTCGACGTTGATTTCGAGGATCTTGTTCATGTGCCGCGACAGGTCGACGACGATACCGTCGGTCAGCGACTGGCCGTTGGTGCCGGTGCCACCGCCGCGCGGGGTCAGCTTGACCTGCTGGAAGCGCGCCTCGGCCATCAGCGTGGCGACCCGCGCCACATCGTCGGCGTCCAGCGGGAACACCGCCGCCTGCGGCAAGCGCTGGTAGATCGAGTTGTCGGTGGCCAGCACCGTGCGGGTGCCGTAGTCGGCACTGATCTGGCCACGGAAGCCGCTGTTGCGCAGGGCTTCGAGGAATTCGGGGTAATTGGCGCTCGGGGCAATGGTCGGCAGCTGGGCGATCATCGAAGGATGGCCTCTTGATATTGGCTAATCACGGGATTCCTGTCGTTCCGGCATGGATAATGACATGCAGGGATGACGTATAAGCCAATGTTCCTGTAGTTTCGCTTCAGGGGCAAACGGATAATCCTGCCGCTATCGATGACTTTCATGAATGAATTACCGCCACCTGACCCCATCCATGTCGCTGCTGCTGGCTTTCGAGGCCGCCGCCCGGCATGAAAGCTACACCCGCGCCGCCGCCGAGCTGTCGCTGACCCAGAGCGCGGTCAGCCGCCAGGTGCAGGCACTGGAGCAGCAGCTGGGCCTGACCCTGTTCCGCCGCGAAGGGCGCCAGGTGCAGCTGACCGATGTAGGTCGCCTGTACCAGCGCGAGCTCAGCGAGGCACTGGGGCGCATCCGCAGCGCCACCTTGCAGGCACTGGCCTACCAGTCGGGGGTGGGCACCTTGCGCCTGGCCACCCTGCCCACCTTCGGCTCGAAATGGCTGCTACCACGGCTGCATGCGTTCTACAGCGCCCACCCGGGCATGCTGGTGCACATTCATTCACGCATCGAAGCCATCAACTTCGACACCAGCGAAATCGACGCCGCCATCGGCGTGGCCAGCCACGACCTGCCGGGGCTGGTCTGTCATCGGCTGCATGCCGAGGAACTGGTGGTGATATTGCCGCCGGAGGCTGGCGCGGACAGCCAGGGCTGGAGCCCGGCACGCATCAGTGAAGAGGTGCTGCTGAATGTGGCCAACAACCCGCATGCCTGGGGCGAGTGGTTCTCGCACCATGGCCTGGCGCACCGGGCGATGCGCCTGGGGCCGAGCTTCGAACTGACCTCGCACCTGATCCAGGCGGTACGAGCCGGGATTGGCATCGGCCTGGTGCCGCGCATACTGGTGGAGGAGGAACTGGCCAAGGGTGAGCTGTACAGCCCCGGGGGGGCATTTGCCAGCCAGCGCAGTTATTACCTGATCTACCCGCCGAGGAATGAGGCGTTGCCGTCGCTGCGGGCGTTTCGTAGCTGGTTGCTGGAGCAGATCTGATTTCTGGCTGTGCCGGCCTCTTCGCGGGTAAACCCGCTCCCACAGATGTAGCGCTGCTCTCGGGTCAGGTGATATCCCTGTGGGAGCGGGTTTACCCGCGAAGAGGCCGGTACAGGCAATAAAAAACCCGAAGCCAGTTCCTGACTTCGGGTTTTTCATACGCTACCTGTAGCGCCTTATCGGGCCACGCTACCAGCAGCCCCAACAGCCTGCGCCTTGCGACGCGGCTTGATCATGTAGGCCACGAACATGGCGAACAGCCACACCGGGATTGCATACACGGAAACCTGGATACCCGGGATCATCAGCATGATGCCCAGGATCAGCACCACGAACGCCAGGCAGATGTAGTTGCCATAGGGGTACCACAGCGCCTTGAACAGCGGCTTCTGGCCGGTGCGGTCCAGGTGCTGGCGGAACTTCAGGTGCGAGTAGCTGATCATCGCCCAGTTGATCACCAGGGTGGCCACCACCAGCGACATCAGCAGTTCCAGCGCGTTCGACGGCATCAGGTAGTTGAGCAGCACGGCAATCAGGGTCACGGCTGCCGACACCAGGATCGAGCGCACCGGTACACCGCGGCTGTCGACCTTGGCCAGCGCCGCCGGGGCGTCACCTTGTTCGGCCATGCCCAGCAGCATGCGGGCGTTGCAGTAGGTGCCGCTGTTGTACACCGACAGTGCCGCAGTCAGGACCACGAAGTTCAACAGGTGGGCGGCCACGTCACTGCCCAGCAGCGAGAACACCTGTACGAACGGGCTGCTGCCGTAGCTGCCACCGGACGCATCGATGCTGGCGACCAGGTTGTCCCACGGGGTCAGCGACAGCAGCACCACCAGGGCACCGACATAGAAGATCAGGATACGGTAGATGACCTGGTTGATCGCCTTGGGGATCACGGTCTTCGGCTTGTCGGCCTCGGCGGCGGTGAAACCGAGCATTTCCAGGCCACCGAAGGAGAACATGATGAAGGCCAGGGCCATCACCAGCCCGCTGACACCGTTGGGGAAGAAGCCGCCATGCGACCACAGGTTGGCCACGGTGGCTTCAGGGCCGCCGCTGCCGCTGGTCAGCAGGTAGGCACCCAGGCCGATCATGCTGACGATGGCCACCACCTTGATGATGGCAAACCAGAACTCGGCCTCACCGAAGAACTTCACGTTCATCAGGTTGATGGCGTTGATCAGCACGAAGAACGCTGCCGCCGTGACCCAGGTGGGGATCTCCGGCCACCAGTAGTGAACATACTTGCCGACCGCCGAAAGCTCCGACATGCCCACCAGGATGTACAGCACCCAGCAGTTCCAGCCTGACAGGAAGCCGGCGAAACCACCCCAGTAGGTGTGGGCGAAATGGCTGAACGAGCCGGCCACCGGCTCTTCGACGATCATTTCGCCGAGCTGGCGCATGATCATGAAGGCGATGAAGCCGCAGATGGCGTAGCCAAGGATCATCGACGGGCCAGCGGATTTCATCACGCCTGCCGAGCCGAGGAACAGGCCGGTACCAATCGCACCACCGAGGGCGATCAACTGGATATGGCGGTTCTTCAGGCCCCGCTTGAGCTCGCCTGAATGCATGTTTTGTCCACTCATGAACGAAGTCACCTGCATTGTTTTTATCTGTGACGGAATCGGACCCACCGCGCTCGTGGCGCAGCGGAATGGGCAAGGTGATTACCTTGGGTTTCTTGACCTCAGGTGCCGCCGGGGCGGGTCAACCAGGCGTGATCAAGAGTGCGCGGTACGCAAAGGAGTCACAGGTAAAACGCGGCGCACTGTATACCCCTGCAAACGCGCAGGCGTCAACGCGTTGCATCGTTTCCTTGGGAAAAAACGCAGCGATCCTGTGGTGTGGGCCTAGAAAGGCGGAGTGATCGGCGTACATGGCGCCTCCATTTGTTGTTTTGTCAGCCTGGCTCTGTGGACAGGCTTTTGCACACGGCAATGACGGCTATAACACCGTGGGGCGGGGGTTTGAGCAAGGGTGGGCGGGGGCGGGGCGGCGGCTTTGGCGCGTTGGCAGCGGCAAGGTTTGTTTACACAGCCGGGATCAATCTGAAATCAGGGCTGAATTCGGCCACAAATGTACAAATTTCTTTACAGGGTGGTTCGAGAACTTGCCAGTTGTCCGAAAATTTCTTTTTGTTCAATATCTTGGGGCCGCTTTGCGGCCCTTTCGCAACACACGGCCGCTCCCGCATGTGACGCGTTTTATTGTGGGAGCGGCCTTGTGTCGCGATGGGCTGCACAGCAGCCCCCAAATTCTCACAGGCATAAAAAAACCAGCCCGAAGGCTGGTTTCTCATTGCTGCACAGGCCAATCAGCCACGCGGCTTGCCGCGGCCACGGCCTGCCGGCTTGTCGCCTTCAGGCTTGCCCGGACGCTTGCGCATCTCGCTCGGGCGCTCGGCCACGGTGCTGCCACGGCCGCTCTTGCGTGGAGACTCTTCACGCGGCTGGCGCGCCGGGCGTTGCTCGGCTGCAGCGCCTTCGTGAGCCGGGCGCAGGTTGCGCACGCGCTCGCCACGGCCCAGCGGACGGGTGGACTTGCGCTGCAGGCGCTCCATCTTGTCCTTGGCCTTGAGCTTCATGGCTGGCAGCGCCACCGGCTGCAGGCCCACTTCAGCGGCGAGGATGTCGATTTCGCCCTGGGTCATTTCACGCCAGCGGCCCATCGGCAGGTCGGAGTTGAGGAACACCGGGCCGAAACGCACGCGCTTCAGGCGGCTGACCACCATGCCCTGGGACTCCCACAGGCGACGCACTTCACGGTTACGGCCTTCCATCACCACGCAGTGGTACCAGTGGTTGAAGCCTTCGCCACCGGGAGCTTTCTGGATGTCGGTAAACTTGGCCGGACCATCTTCCAGCATCACGCCGGCCTTCAGGCGCTCGATCATCTCGTCGTCGACCTCACCCCGCACACGTACCGCGTATTCACGGTCCATCTCGTAGGACGGGTGCATCAGGCGGTTGGCCAGTTCACCGTCGGTGGTGAACAGCAGCAGGCCGGTGGTGTTGATGTCGAGGCGGCCGATGTTGATCCAGCGGCCTTCTTTGGGCCGTGGCAGGCGGTCGAACACGGTCGGGCGGCCTTCCGGGTCGTCACGGGTGCAGATTTCGCCATCGGGCTTGTTGTACATGATCACCCGGCGGGTGGCCTCGGCGGCCTCTTCGCGCTTGATCAGCTTGCCATCCACGGCAATGGCGTCGTGCAGGTCGACGCGCTGGCCGAGGGTGGCCTCGACACCGTTGACCTTGATGCGGCCCTGGCTGATCCAGGCTTCGACGTCACGGCGCGAGCCAACGCCGATGCGCGCCAGCACTTTCTGCAGCTTTTCGCCGGATGGAGGGGTGATTTCGGTATCTTGCAGGTCTTGCTCACTCATCTGGGCACCTCCCGGTGTAGGAATGAAATAAGGGTTCTGGCGACGAACGCGCCAAAAGGCCGCGCATCATACGCGGTTCGGCGGGGGAACGCACTGGAGGGTAGAGGGTTTTGTGGGCTTTGCGAGGGGTTTCTGCCTAATGGTGATGTGTTGTCTGTACCGGCCCTTTCGCGGGCACGCCCGCTCCCACAGGTATAGCGCAGCCCTCAGGACCTGTGATATCCCTGTGGGAGCGGGCGTGCCCGCGAAGAGGCCAGTACAGACAACAAAGGAATCAGGGCAGTGACTTGCCCTCTTCCTCCACCGAGGCCTCAGGCTCTTCCTCACGCAAATCATCAAAATCGGTCTTCAGCCCTTCTTCCATGGCATCCAGTTCCACCAGCAAGCTTCGGAAGCTGGTTTCCTCCTTCGGCTCAACAACCTCTTCCTCCTCCCCAAGGCTGGCATCGGCCAACGCCTGCAAGTGGGCCGGCACCGGCGCATCGTCCGGGTCGAGCAGCGGCTCCGGCTCCATTTCGCGCAGCTCGGCCAAGGCCGGCAGCTCATCCAGGCTCTTGAGGTTGAAGTGGTCAAGAAACGCCTTGGTGGTGGCAAACATCGCCGGCCGGCCGGGCACTTCGCGGTAGCCGACCACGCGGATCCACTCGCGCTCCATCAGGGTCTTGATGATGTTGCTGTTCACCGCCACGCCACGCACATCCTCGATTTCGCCCCGGGTGATGGGCTGGCGATAGGCGATCAGGGCCAGAGTCTCGAGCAGCGCACGTGAATAACGTTGCGGGCGCTCTTCCCACAGGCGCCCGACCCAAGGGGCATAGTCCTCGCGAATTTGCAGGCGGTAGCCGCTGGCCACTTCCTTCAACTCGAAAGCGCGGCCGTTACACGACTTACCCAGCACCTCCAGGGCCTGCTTGAACACCTTGGGTTCGGGGCGCTCGGCCTCTTCGAACAGTTCGTACAGGCGCTCCAGGGATTGCGGCTTGCCCGAAGCCAGCAGAAAGGCTTCGATCAGCGACGCCAGGTCGCGGGGTTCATTCAGGTTCATCAGGTTCTTCAACAAGCGCCGGGCGGAGCCGCACGTGAATGGCGGCGAAAGGTTCATTCTGCACCAGTTCGATCAGCGATTCCTTCACCAGCTCAAGAATCGCCATGAAGGTCACCACCACACCCAGCTTGCCCTCCTCGGCGGCGAACAGCTCGACGAATGGCACGAAACCGCCGCCTTTCAGGCGTTCCAGCACCTGGCTCATGCGCTCGCGGGTGGACAAGGTCTCGCGGGTGATCTGGTGGCTTTCGAACAGGTCGTTGCGGCGCATCACCTCGGCCATCGACACCAGCAGCTCTTCCAGGCTGACCTGGGGCAACAGCTTGCGCACCTTGGCCTGCGGCGCCTCCAGGCGCGGCACCACCACCTCGCGGCCAACCCGTGGCAACGCATCGATGCCTTCGGCGGCGGCCTTGAAGCGCTCGTATTCCTGCAGGCGGCGGATCAGTTCGGCGCGCGGGTCACCCTCCTCCTCCTCGACGTCGGCCGAGCGCGGCAGCAACATGCGCGACTTGATCTCGGCCAGCATGGCCGCCATCACCAGGTACTCGGCGGCCAGCTCCAGGCGCACGCTCTTCATCAGCTCCACGTAGCCCATGTACTGGCGGGTGATTTCCGCCACCGGGATGTCGAGGATGTCGATATTCTGCTTGCGGATCAGGTACAGCAACAGGTCCAGCGGGCCTTCGAAGGCTTCGAGGATGACTTCCAGGGCGTCCGGCGGGATGTACAGGTCCAGCGGCAGCTCGGTCAGGGCTTCGCCATAGACCAGGGCCAGTTGCAGCTGCCGAGGCGTCTCGGCCTGTTCGGCCGGTGCCTCGGGCGTTTCCACCTGGCTCACGCGTTGACCAGGAATGGCGTGGGGTCGCCGCAGCCTTCACGGACCAGTTCCGGTTCATCGCCGGACAGGTCAATGATGGTCGATGCCTTGAGGTCACCGAAACCGCCGTCGATTACCAGGTCGACATGATGCTCCAGGCGCTCGCGGATCTCGTGAGGGTCGGTCATCGGCTCGTCATCACCCGGCAGGATCAGGCTCACGCTCATCAGCGGCTCGCCCAGCTCGGCCAGCAAGGCCAAGGTGATGGCATGGTCCGGCACGCGCAGGCCGATGGTGCGGCGTTTTTCGTGCAGCAGCAGGCGCGGGACCTCGCGGGTACCATTGAGAATGAAAGTGTAAGGCCCGGGCACATGGGCCTTGAGCAGGCGGAAAGTGCCAGTGTCGACCTTGGCATACAACCCCAACTGCGACATGTCGCAGCACATCAGGGTGAAGTTGTGGGTCTTGTCCAGGCCACGCAGGCGGCGCACCCGCTCGATCGCTGCCTTGTTACCGATCTGGCACCCCAGGGCATAGGCCGAGTCGGTCGGATACACCACCACGCCACCCTTGCGAATGATCTCGACGGCCTGTTTGATCAGGCGCACCTGCGGATTCTCCGCATGAATCTGGAAAAATTGGCTCACGTAGTCGTCCTGTTCATACCGCCAAAGGCTGTTCATGGCTGAATCGGCGCCACAGGGGTGGCAGGTCCTCGGGCAAAGGCCGGTAGGCACCGATCTCGCCCCAGGTGCCGGGGCCGTGGAAGTCACTGCCGGCACTTGCCAGCAGGCCGAACTCACGGGTGAGGATGGACATCGTGCCCACCTGCTCGGCTGGCATCATTCCGTTGACCACTTCAAGTGCCTGCCCGCCTGCCTGAATATAGTCGGCAATCAGCCTTCTGCGCTTGCTGCGGGTCAGATCGTAGTGCATGGGGTGCGCCAGGCTCACCCAGGCATTGGACTGGCGCAGGGTGGCGACGGTTTCATCGAGGGTCGGCCAGTGCTGCTTGACGTCCCCCAGCTTGCCGGCGCCCAGCCATTTGCGAAACGCCTCGCCGCGGTCCTTGACGTGCCCGGCACGCACCAGGTACTCGGCAAAATGCGGGCGCGCCGGCGCATTGCCGCTATCGCCCAGCTCGTGCTGCACGGCGCGGGCGCCTTCGAGGGTACCGGGCATGCCCTTGGCCGCCAGCCGTTTGTCGATTTCTTCGGCGCGCAACCAGCGGCCACGGTGCAGCGCTTCGATCGCCGCCAGCAGGGGCGGTGCGTCGAGCGGGAAGTCGTAGCCCAGCACATGGATGGTCGCGCCACCCCAGGTGCACGACAGCTCCACCCCGCTGACCCAGTGCATGCCCTTGTCGCAGCAGGCCTGGCGCGCCTCGGGCAGGCCTTCGATGGTGTCATGGTCGGTCAGTGCCAGCGTTTGCACCCCGTGCTCATGGGCCCGGGCGACCAGTGTCGAGGGCGACAGGGCGCCGTCGGAGGCCGTGCTGTGACAGTGCAGATCAACATTCATGGAGGAGCGCTTTCGCTGGAATCGATGTTTGTTATTATGCCGTCACATCCCGATTCTGGCTGCCATTGTGAAACAATTCATCGATTTCATCCCGCTGCTGCTGTTCTTCATCGTCTACAAGCTCGACCCGCGCCCTATGGAAGTCGCCGGCCACAGCTTCGAATTCGGTGGTATCTACAGCGCCACGGCCATGCTGATCATCAGCTCGCTGGTGGTCTACGGCGCGCTGTTCCTGCGCCAGCGCAAGCTGGAAAAGGGCCAGTGGCTGACCCTGGTGGCCTGCCTGGTGTTCGGCGGCCTGACCCTGACCTTCCACAGCGAAACCTTCCTCAAGTGGAAGGCGCCGGTGGTGAACTGGCTGTTCGCCCTGGGCTTCGCCGGCAGCCACTTCGTCGGCGACCGGGTGCTGATCAAGCGCATCATGGGCCACGCCCTGAGCCTGCCCGATGCCATCTGGGCCCGCCTGAACCTGGCATGGATCGGCTTCTTCCTGTTCTGCGGCGCGGCCAACCTGTTCGTCGCCTTCACCTTCCAGGACTTCTGGGTCGACTTCAAGGTGTTCGGCAGCCTGGGCATGACCGTGATATTCCTGGTGGCGCAGGGCGTGTACCTGTCGCGCCACCTGCACGACGACCCATCTACCTCCAAACCCAAGGATTGACATGCTCTACGCCATCATCGCCAGCGACGTCGCAAACTCCCTGGAAAAGCGCCTGGCTGCCCGCCCGGCGCACATCGAACGCCTGCAGCAGCTGAAGGCCGAGGGCCGCGTGGTACTGGCCGGCCCGCACCCGGCCATCGACAGCAACGACCCGGGCGAAGCGGGTTTCAGCGGTAGCCTGATCGTTGCCGAGTTCGAATCGCTGGCTGCGGCACAGGCCTGGGCCGATGCCGACCCTTACATTGCGGCCGGTGTGTACGACAAGGTGGTGGTCAAGCCGTTCAAGCAAGTACTGCCTTGATCTGAGACCGCGTGGGCTTCTTCGCGGGTAAACCCGCTCCCACAGGGACGGCGCAGGCTTCAAGCTTGCACTTTCCCTGCGGGAGCGGGTTTACCCGCGAAGAAGGCCACGCGGTACCAGCAGTTATACTGTTGCCATCAGTCTGCGGTATCTTTGCCACTGGCGGGCCGATTTAGCCGCCGTCAATGGTTGAATTGAGTGAGTCATGAGCGAGCTGTTACTGATTGATGATGACCAGGAGCTGTGCGAGCTGCTCGGCAGCTGGCTGACCCAGGAGGGATTTACCGTGCGCGCCTGCCACGATGGCCAGAGCGCCCGCCAGGCCCTGGCTACGCATGCCCCGGCAGCCGTGGTGCTGGACGTGATGCTGCCCGACGGCAGTGGCCTGGAACTGCTCAAGCAGTTGCGCAGCGAGCATGCCGAGCTGCCGGTGCTGATGCTCTCGGCCCGCGGCGAGCCGCTGGACCGCATCCTCGGCCTGGAACTGGGCGCCGATGACTATCTGGCCAAACCCTGCGACCCGCGTGAACTCACCGCTCGCCTGCGTGCCGTGCTGCGCCGCAGCCACCCCACCGCCACCACCAGCCAGGTGGAACTGGGCGACCTGGTCTACAGCCCGGCTCGTGGCGTGGCCAGCATCGATGGCCGCGAAATGACCCTGACCCTGTCCGAAAGCCGCATTCTCGAGGCCCTGCTGCGCCAACCCGGCGAGCCGCTGGACAAGCAGGAACTGGCGCAGATCGGCCTGGGCCGCAAGCTGACCCTGTACGACCGCAGCCTGGACATGCACGTCAGCAACCTGCGCAAGAAGATCGGCCCCCACGCCGATGGCCGGCCACGCATCGTCGCCCTGCGCAGCCGCGGCTATTACTACTGCCTCTGAACATCTTTACCGAGCCTTTACCATCCGCTGACCGCGCTTGACGGTGATCTCCCTAGACTGTGCTCATCCGGTAACCACCGGCCTATGTAAAGGAGAGACACCATGCGCAAGACCCTTATCGCCCTGATGTTCGCCGCCGCCCTGCCGACCGTGGCCATGGCCATGCCTGAAGGCGGCCCGCGCCACGACGGCCCGCATCATCGCGGTGATGCGCCTTTCCACCAACTGGACCTGAGCCGTGACCAGCGCCAGCAGATCGGCAAGCTGATGGGCGAGCAGATGAAACAGCGCCGCGACATCACCGAGCGCTACCTGTCCAAGCTGCCGGCCGCCGACCAGAAAGCGATGAAGGACGAACTGCAGGCCAACCGCGACAAGACCGACAGCGCGGTCCGTGCCCTGCTCAAGCCTGAGCAGCAGAAGAAGTTCGACGAACTGCAGAAGGAACGCGCCGCACAGAAAGCAGAATGGCAGGAGTTCCAGGCCTGGAAAGCTGAAAAAGGCAACAAGGCCCAGTAAGCTGTCCGCCCGATGCCCGGCCCGCCTCAGTGCGAGCCGGGCGTTTCTCGTTTGCAGGAGGTGCACTTGCGTTCACTGTTCTGGCGCATCCTGGCCAGTTTCTGGCTGGCCATCACCCTGGTTGCGGGCCTGTCGATCCTGCTGGGCCATATGCTCAACCAGGACGCCTGGATCCTCAGCCGCCACCCGGGCCTTAATACCCTGGCCAGCAAGTGGGCCAAGCATTACGAGCAGGAAGGCCTGGCTTCGGCACAGCACTTCCTGGAACGGCGCAAGGACCGCTACAAGATCGACGTGCAGGTGCTCGATGACAGTGGCGAAGCCGTGGTGCCCGGCACCTTCCCGCGCCGTGCGGCGGCCTTCGAGGCACGCCAGCACAATGACCAGCGGCGCCTGCCGTGGCGCCGGCTGACCGAGGAATACACCAGCCCCGACACCGGCGAGACC
This genomic interval carries:
- a CDS encoding PHP domain-containing protein; translated protein: MNVDLHCHSTASDGALSPSTLVARAHEHGVQTLALTDHDTIEGLPEARQACCDKGMHWVSGVELSCTWGGATIHVLGYDFPLDAPPLLAAIEALHRGRWLRAEEIDKRLAAKGMPGTLEGARAVQHELGDSGNAPARPHFAEYLVRAGHVKDRGEAFRKWLGAGKLGDVKQHWPTLDETVATLRQSNAWVSLAHPMHYDLTRSKRRRLIADYIQAGGQALEVVNGMMPAEQVGTMSILTREFGLLASAGSDFHGPGTWGEIGAYRPLPEDLPPLWRRFSHEQPLAV
- a CDS encoding YciI family protein, coding for MLYAIIASDVANSLEKRLAARPAHIERLQQLKAEGRVVLAGPHPAIDSNDPGEAGFSGSLIVAEFESLAAAQAWADADPYIAAGVYDKVVVKPFKQVLP
- a CDS encoding response regulator transcription factor, whose translation is MSELLLIDDDQELCELLGSWLTQEGFTVRACHDGQSARQALATHAPAAVVLDVMLPDGSGLELLKQLRSEHAELPVLMLSARGEPLDRILGLELGADDYLAKPCDPRELTARLRAVLRRSHPTATTSQVELGDLVYSPARGVASIDGREMTLTLSESRILEALLRQPGEPLDKQELAQIGLGRKLTLYDRSLDMHVSNLRKKIGPHADGRPRIVALRSRGYYYCL
- a CDS encoding L-threonylcarbamoyladenylate synthase; amino-acid sequence: MSQFFQIHAENPQVRLIKQAVEIIRKGGVVVYPTDSAYALGCQIGNKAAIERVRRLRGLDKTHNFTLMCCDMSQLGLYAKVDTGTFRLLKAHVPGPYTFILNGTREVPRLLLHEKRRTIGLRVPDHAITLALLAELGEPLMSVSLILPGDDEPMTDPHEIRERLEHHVDLVIDGGFGDLKASTIIDLSGDEPELVREGCGDPTPFLVNA
- a CDS encoding septation protein A, which codes for MKQFIDFIPLLLFFIVYKLDPRPMEVAGHSFEFGGIYSATAMLIISSLVVYGALFLRQRKLEKGQWLTLVACLVFGGLTLTFHSETFLKWKAPVVNWLFALGFAGSHFVGDRVLIKRIMGHALSLPDAIWARLNLAWIGFFLFCGAANLFVAFTFQDFWVDFKVFGSLGMTVIFLVAQGVYLSRHLHDDPSTSKPKD
- a CDS encoding Spy/CpxP family protein refolding chaperone codes for the protein MRKTLIALMFAAALPTVAMAMPEGGPRHDGPHHRGDAPFHQLDLSRDQRQQIGKLMGEQMKQRRDITERYLSKLPAADQKAMKDELQANRDKTDSAVRALLKPEQQKKFDELQKERAAQKAEWQEFQAWKAEKGNKAQ
- a CDS encoding segregation and condensation protein A, with the translated sequence MEVILEAFEGPLDLLLYLIRKQNIDILDIPVAEITRQYMGYVELMKSVRLELAAEYLVMAAMLAEIKSRMLLPRSADVEEEEGDPRAELIRRLQEYERFKAAAEGIDALPRVGREVVVPRLEAPQAKVRKLLPQVSLEELLVSMAEVMRRNDLFESHQITRETLSTRERMSQVLERLKGGGFVPFVELFAAEEGKLGVVVTFMAILELVKESLIELVQNEPFAAIHVRLRPALVEEPDEPE
- the scpB gene encoding SMC-Scp complex subunit ScpB encodes the protein MNLNEPRDLASLIEAFLLASGKPQSLERLYELFEEAERPEPKVFKQALEVLGKSCNGRAFELKEVASGYRLQIREDYAPWVGRLWEERPQRYSRALLETLALIAYRQPITRGEIEDVRGVAVNSNIIKTLMEREWIRVVGYREVPGRPAMFATTKAFLDHFNLKSLDELPALAELREMEPEPLLDPDDAPVPAHLQALADASLGEEEEVVEPKEETSFRSLLVELDAMEEGLKTDFDDLREEEPEASVEEEGKSLP